Proteins found in one Zea mays cultivar B73 chromosome 1, Zm-B73-REFERENCE-NAM-5.0, whole genome shotgun sequence genomic segment:
- the LOC541870 gene encoding chloroplastic group IIA intron splicing facilitator CRS1, chloroplastic isoform X2, producing MAPPPLPLFSPSLKAPPPPPWLHGSSTQSRDSAPPVPPLPAEATPSKFRIDSPKPAPARKNTKTAAKPLTAGVPGGRTHRAVLGIIRRVRSLELSDAPSPNSVHTSNSGAAAAAFHLTIELSPPREPGQYVVEKEKSRAVPWAAARDEGLKVALRREKKPREPTRAETELETHELHRLRRLARGIGRWARAKKAGVTDEVVKEVRREWASGEELAAVRIVEPLRRSMDRAREILEIKTGGLVVWTKGDMHFVYRGSKYQQNAKHSHTFLTNVHKGYLVKHNVHTTLLKYGSIGPVLINNYGEADDAFQENDQSICGQKDEEPVKGTLYEREVNRLLDTLGPRFVDWWWDTPLPVDADLLPEFVPGFKTPYRLCPPGVRPTLADEELTYLRKLARLLPTHFALGRNTRLQGLAAAILKLWEKSLIAKIAVKIGIQNTNNEQMAWNLKHLTGGTVILRNKDFIILYRGKDFLPGGVAQTVIQREAQVHDEQVKEEEARLKAVDSLQMVGELSEESSLGTFREYQGFHAKFVHENTENSNTMIELEAEKYRLEKELKDHEWKLSVLNKKIERSNQALAKLHSSWSPSEQSADREHLTEEEKIMFRRIGRKMDGLVLLGRRGIFDGVIEEIHQHWKHKEVVKVITKQNQTRQIMYAASLLEVETGGILIAVEKLTTSHAIILYRGKNYRRPAKSSFSNLLTKREALRRSIEVQRRGSMKYFVRERQKSILELKRKLRYVTRQIRYRTP from the exons ATGGCGCCACCGCCGCTGCCCCTCTTCTCCCCGTCCCTAAaggccccgccgccgccgccatggcTCCACGGGTCCTCTACCCAAAGCCGCGACTCCGCACCCCCGGTGCCTCCACTCCCCGCCGAGGCAACTCCTTCCAAGTTCCGCATCGACAGCCCCAAACCGGCACCGGCAAGGAAAAACACCAAAACAGCAGCCAAGCCCCTCACTGCCGGAGTCCCCGGGGGCCGCACCCACCGAGCGGTCCTCGGCATCATCCGGCGCGTCCGCTCCCTCGAGCTCTCCGATGCTCCGAGTCCGAATTCCGTCCACACCAGCAACAgcggtgccgccgccgccgcattcCACCTTACGATCGAGCTGTCCCCGCCGCGGGAACCAGGCCAATATGTGGTTGAGAAGGAGAAGTCACGGGCTGTTCCGTGGGCGGCTGCTAGGGACGAGGGCCTCAAGGTTGCGCTGCGGCGGGAGAAGAAGCCGCGGGAGCCGACGCGCGCGGAGACCGAGCTGGAGACCCACGAGCTGCATCGCCTGCGGCGGTTGGCGCGTGGGATAGGCAGGTGGGCGCGGGCCAAGAAGGCCGGAGTCACCGACGAGGTAGTCAAGGAGGTGCGAAGGGAATGGGCCAGTGGTGAGGAGCTCGCCGCCGTGCGCATAGTCGAGCCACTCCGCCGGTCCATGGATCGCGCCAGGGAAATTCTTGAG ATTAAAACAGGAGGCTTAGTTGTGTGGACAAAAGGAGACATGCATTTTGTCTACAGAGGAAGCAAATATCAGCAAAACGCAAAGCATAGTCACACTTTTCTAACTAATGTTCATAAAGGTTATCTAGTAAAACATAATGTTCATACAACCTTACTTAAGTATGGGAGCATTGGTCCAGTGTTAATCAACAATTATGGTGAAGCAGATGATGCTTTTCAAGAAAATGATCAAAGCATTTGTGGCCAGAAGGATGAAGAACCTGTCAAGGGTACACTATATGAGAGAGAAGTCAATAGACTATTGGACACTTTGGGCCCTCGATTTGTTGATTGGTGGTGGGACACACCATTACCTGTTGATGCTGATCTCCTCCCAGAGTTTGTTCCAGGCTTTAAGACTCCATATAGGCTGTGCCCTCCTGGGGTGAGACCAACACTAGCTGATGAGGAGCTGACATACTTGCGCAAGCTTGCACGCCTTTTGCCAACACATTTTGCCCTTG GTAGAAACACAAGATTGCAGGGTTTGGCTGCTGCTATACTGAAGCTTTGGGAGAAAAGCCTTATAGCAAAAATTGCAGTGAAAATAGGTATCCAGAATACAAACAATGAACAAATGGCATGGAACCTCAAG CATCTTACGGGAGGCACTGTTATATTGAGAAACAAGGATTTTATTATTCTATATAGAGGCAAGGATTTTCTTCCTGGTGGAGTTGCTCAAACTGTCATTCAACGAGAAGCTCAGGTACATGATGAACAGGTGAAGGAAGAGGAAGCCCGACTGAAAGCAGTTGACTCACTTCAGATGGTTGGTGAATTATCTGAAGAAAGTTCTTTAGGAACTTTCAGGGAGTACCAGGGTTTCCATGCTAAGTTTGTGCATGAAAATACTGAAAACTCTAACACCATGATTGAACTAGAGGCTGAGAAGTATAGATTGGAAAAGGAACTGAAAGACCATGAGTGGAAGCTTTCCGTT CTCAACAAGAAGATTGAAAGATCTAACCAGGCACTGGCAAAGCTTCACAGTTCTTGGAGCCCTTCAGAGCAGTCTGCTGATAGAGAACACTTGACAGAAGAGGAAAAAATAATGTTCCGCCGGATTGGCCGCAAAATGGATGGGCTTGTTCTCCTAG GAAGGCGTGGTATCTTTGATGGTGTAATTGAAGAGATTCATCAGCACTGGAAACATAAAGAGGTTGTGAAAGTAATTACAAAACAGAATCAAACTCGACAGATCATGTACGCCGCGAGTCTGCTCGAGGTTGAGACAGGTGGGATATTAATAGCAGTAGAAAAGCTCACAACCAGCCATGCCATAATACTTTACCGTGGAAAAAACTATCGCCGCCCAGCAAAATCATCATTTAGTAATCTCCTAACAAAAAGAGAAGCGCTCCGAAGATCAATCGAGGTCCAACGACGAGGG TCAATGAAATACTTTGTTCGGGAGAGACAGAAGTCCATTTTGGAATTGAAAAGGAAACTG AGGTATGTGACAAGGCAAATCAGGTATCGAACCCCATGA
- the LOC541870 gene encoding chloroplastic group IIA intron splicing facilitator CRS1, chloroplastic isoform X1, translating to MAPPPLPLFSPSLKAPPPPPWLHGSSTQSRDSAPPVPPLPAEATPSKFRIDSPKPAPARKNTKTAAKPLTAGVPGGRTHRAVLGIIRRVRSLELSDAPSPNSVHTSNSGAAAAAFHLTIELSPPREPGQYVVEKEKSRAVPWAAARDEGLKVALRREKKPREPTRAETELETHELHRLRRLARGIGRWARAKKAGVTDEVVKEVRREWASGEELAAVRIVEPLRRSMDRAREILEIKTGGLVVWTKGDMHFVYRGSKYQQNAKHSHTFLTNVHKGYLVKHNVHTTLLKYGSIGPVLINNYGEADDAFQENDQSICGQKDEEPVKGTLYEREVNRLLDTLGPRFVDWWWDTPLPVDADLLPEFVPGFKTPYRLCPPGVRPTLADEELTYLRKLARLLPTHFALGRNTRLQGLAAAILKLWEKSLIAKIAVKIGIQNTNNEQMAWNLKHLTGGTVILRNKDFIILYRGKDFLPGGVAQTVIQREAQVHDEQVKEEEARLKAVDSLQMVGELSEESSLGTFREYQGFHAKFVHENTENSNTMIELEAEKYRLEKELKDHEWKLSVLNKKIERSNQALAKLHSSWSPSEQSADREHLTEEEKIMFRRIGRKMDGLVLLGRRGIFDGVIEEIHQHWKHKEVVKVITKQNQTRQIMYAASLLEVETGGILIAVEKLTTSHAIILYRGKNYRRPAKSSFSNLLTKREALRRSIEVQRRGSMKYFVRERQKSILELKRKLVEVCDKANQVSNPMIMKSLDSMVSK from the exons ATGGCGCCACCGCCGCTGCCCCTCTTCTCCCCGTCCCTAAaggccccgccgccgccgccatggcTCCACGGGTCCTCTACCCAAAGCCGCGACTCCGCACCCCCGGTGCCTCCACTCCCCGCCGAGGCAACTCCTTCCAAGTTCCGCATCGACAGCCCCAAACCGGCACCGGCAAGGAAAAACACCAAAACAGCAGCCAAGCCCCTCACTGCCGGAGTCCCCGGGGGCCGCACCCACCGAGCGGTCCTCGGCATCATCCGGCGCGTCCGCTCCCTCGAGCTCTCCGATGCTCCGAGTCCGAATTCCGTCCACACCAGCAACAgcggtgccgccgccgccgcattcCACCTTACGATCGAGCTGTCCCCGCCGCGGGAACCAGGCCAATATGTGGTTGAGAAGGAGAAGTCACGGGCTGTTCCGTGGGCGGCTGCTAGGGACGAGGGCCTCAAGGTTGCGCTGCGGCGGGAGAAGAAGCCGCGGGAGCCGACGCGCGCGGAGACCGAGCTGGAGACCCACGAGCTGCATCGCCTGCGGCGGTTGGCGCGTGGGATAGGCAGGTGGGCGCGGGCCAAGAAGGCCGGAGTCACCGACGAGGTAGTCAAGGAGGTGCGAAGGGAATGGGCCAGTGGTGAGGAGCTCGCCGCCGTGCGCATAGTCGAGCCACTCCGCCGGTCCATGGATCGCGCCAGGGAAATTCTTGAG ATTAAAACAGGAGGCTTAGTTGTGTGGACAAAAGGAGACATGCATTTTGTCTACAGAGGAAGCAAATATCAGCAAAACGCAAAGCATAGTCACACTTTTCTAACTAATGTTCATAAAGGTTATCTAGTAAAACATAATGTTCATACAACCTTACTTAAGTATGGGAGCATTGGTCCAGTGTTAATCAACAATTATGGTGAAGCAGATGATGCTTTTCAAGAAAATGATCAAAGCATTTGTGGCCAGAAGGATGAAGAACCTGTCAAGGGTACACTATATGAGAGAGAAGTCAATAGACTATTGGACACTTTGGGCCCTCGATTTGTTGATTGGTGGTGGGACACACCATTACCTGTTGATGCTGATCTCCTCCCAGAGTTTGTTCCAGGCTTTAAGACTCCATATAGGCTGTGCCCTCCTGGGGTGAGACCAACACTAGCTGATGAGGAGCTGACATACTTGCGCAAGCTTGCACGCCTTTTGCCAACACATTTTGCCCTTG GTAGAAACACAAGATTGCAGGGTTTGGCTGCTGCTATACTGAAGCTTTGGGAGAAAAGCCTTATAGCAAAAATTGCAGTGAAAATAGGTATCCAGAATACAAACAATGAACAAATGGCATGGAACCTCAAG CATCTTACGGGAGGCACTGTTATATTGAGAAACAAGGATTTTATTATTCTATATAGAGGCAAGGATTTTCTTCCTGGTGGAGTTGCTCAAACTGTCATTCAACGAGAAGCTCAGGTACATGATGAACAGGTGAAGGAAGAGGAAGCCCGACTGAAAGCAGTTGACTCACTTCAGATGGTTGGTGAATTATCTGAAGAAAGTTCTTTAGGAACTTTCAGGGAGTACCAGGGTTTCCATGCTAAGTTTGTGCATGAAAATACTGAAAACTCTAACACCATGATTGAACTAGAGGCTGAGAAGTATAGATTGGAAAAGGAACTGAAAGACCATGAGTGGAAGCTTTCCGTT CTCAACAAGAAGATTGAAAGATCTAACCAGGCACTGGCAAAGCTTCACAGTTCTTGGAGCCCTTCAGAGCAGTCTGCTGATAGAGAACACTTGACAGAAGAGGAAAAAATAATGTTCCGCCGGATTGGCCGCAAAATGGATGGGCTTGTTCTCCTAG GAAGGCGTGGTATCTTTGATGGTGTAATTGAAGAGATTCATCAGCACTGGAAACATAAAGAGGTTGTGAAAGTAATTACAAAACAGAATCAAACTCGACAGATCATGTACGCCGCGAGTCTGCTCGAGGTTGAGACAGGTGGGATATTAATAGCAGTAGAAAAGCTCACAACCAGCCATGCCATAATACTTTACCGTGGAAAAAACTATCGCCGCCCAGCAAAATCATCATTTAGTAATCTCCTAACAAAAAGAGAAGCGCTCCGAAGATCAATCGAGGTCCAACGACGAGGG TCAATGAAATACTTTGTTCGGGAGAGACAGAAGTCCATTTTGGAATTGAAAAGGAAACTGGTCG AGGTATGTGACAAGGCAAATCAGGTATCGAACCCCATGATCATGAAGAGTTTGGATAGCATGGTTAGTAAATGA
- the LOC541870 gene encoding chloroplastic group IIA intron splicing facilitator CRS1, chloroplastic isoform X3 — protein sequence MAPPPLPLFSPSLKAPPPPPWLHGSSTQSRDSAPPVPPLPAEATPSKFRIDSPKPAPARKNTKTAAKPLTAGVPGGRTHRAVLGIIRRVRSLELSDAPSPNSVHTSNSGAAAAAFHLTIELSPPREPGQYVVEKEKSRAVPWAAARDEGLKVALRREKKPREPTRAETELETHELHRLRRLARGIGRWARAKKAGVTDEVVKEVRREWASGEELAAVRIVEPLRRSMDRAREILEIKTGGLVVWTKGDMHFVYRGSKYQQNAKHSHTFLTNVHKDDAFQENDQSICGQKDEEPVKGTLYEREVNRLLDTLGPRFVDWWWDTPLPVDADLLPEFVPGFKTPYRLCPPGVRPTLADEELTYLRKLARLLPTHFALGRNTRLQGLAAAILKLWEKSLIAKIAVKIGIQNTNNEQMAWNLKHLTGGTVILRNKDFIILYRGKDFLPGGVAQTVIQREAQVHDEQVKEEEARLKAVDSLQMVGELSEESSLGTFREYQGFHAKFVHENTENSNTMIELEAEKYRLEKELKDHEWKLSVLNKKIERSNQALAKLHSSWSPSEQSADREHLTEEEKIMFRRIGRKMDGLVLLGRRGIFDGVIEEIHQHWKHKEVVKVITKQNQTRQIMYAASLLEVETGGILIAVEKLTTSHAIILYRGKNYRRPAKSSFSNLLTKREALRRSIEVQRRGSMKYFVRERQKSILELKRKLVEVCDKANQVSNPMIMKSLDSMVSK from the exons ATGGCGCCACCGCCGCTGCCCCTCTTCTCCCCGTCCCTAAaggccccgccgccgccgccatggcTCCACGGGTCCTCTACCCAAAGCCGCGACTCCGCACCCCCGGTGCCTCCACTCCCCGCCGAGGCAACTCCTTCCAAGTTCCGCATCGACAGCCCCAAACCGGCACCGGCAAGGAAAAACACCAAAACAGCAGCCAAGCCCCTCACTGCCGGAGTCCCCGGGGGCCGCACCCACCGAGCGGTCCTCGGCATCATCCGGCGCGTCCGCTCCCTCGAGCTCTCCGATGCTCCGAGTCCGAATTCCGTCCACACCAGCAACAgcggtgccgccgccgccgcattcCACCTTACGATCGAGCTGTCCCCGCCGCGGGAACCAGGCCAATATGTGGTTGAGAAGGAGAAGTCACGGGCTGTTCCGTGGGCGGCTGCTAGGGACGAGGGCCTCAAGGTTGCGCTGCGGCGGGAGAAGAAGCCGCGGGAGCCGACGCGCGCGGAGACCGAGCTGGAGACCCACGAGCTGCATCGCCTGCGGCGGTTGGCGCGTGGGATAGGCAGGTGGGCGCGGGCCAAGAAGGCCGGAGTCACCGACGAGGTAGTCAAGGAGGTGCGAAGGGAATGGGCCAGTGGTGAGGAGCTCGCCGCCGTGCGCATAGTCGAGCCACTCCGCCGGTCCATGGATCGCGCCAGGGAAATTCTTGAG ATTAAAACAGGAGGCTTAGTTGTGTGGACAAAAGGAGACATGCATTTTGTCTACAGAGGAAGCAAATATCAGCAAAACGCAAAGCATAGTCACACTTTTCTAACTAATGTTCATAAAG ATGATGCTTTTCAAGAAAATGATCAAAGCATTTGTGGCCAGAAGGATGAAGAACCTGTCAAGGGTACACTATATGAGAGAGAAGTCAATAGACTATTGGACACTTTGGGCCCTCGATTTGTTGATTGGTGGTGGGACACACCATTACCTGTTGATGCTGATCTCCTCCCAGAGTTTGTTCCAGGCTTTAAGACTCCATATAGGCTGTGCCCTCCTGGGGTGAGACCAACACTAGCTGATGAGGAGCTGACATACTTGCGCAAGCTTGCACGCCTTTTGCCAACACATTTTGCCCTTG GTAGAAACACAAGATTGCAGGGTTTGGCTGCTGCTATACTGAAGCTTTGGGAGAAAAGCCTTATAGCAAAAATTGCAGTGAAAATAGGTATCCAGAATACAAACAATGAACAAATGGCATGGAACCTCAAG CATCTTACGGGAGGCACTGTTATATTGAGAAACAAGGATTTTATTATTCTATATAGAGGCAAGGATTTTCTTCCTGGTGGAGTTGCTCAAACTGTCATTCAACGAGAAGCTCAGGTACATGATGAACAGGTGAAGGAAGAGGAAGCCCGACTGAAAGCAGTTGACTCACTTCAGATGGTTGGTGAATTATCTGAAGAAAGTTCTTTAGGAACTTTCAGGGAGTACCAGGGTTTCCATGCTAAGTTTGTGCATGAAAATACTGAAAACTCTAACACCATGATTGAACTAGAGGCTGAGAAGTATAGATTGGAAAAGGAACTGAAAGACCATGAGTGGAAGCTTTCCGTT CTCAACAAGAAGATTGAAAGATCTAACCAGGCACTGGCAAAGCTTCACAGTTCTTGGAGCCCTTCAGAGCAGTCTGCTGATAGAGAACACTTGACAGAAGAGGAAAAAATAATGTTCCGCCGGATTGGCCGCAAAATGGATGGGCTTGTTCTCCTAG GAAGGCGTGGTATCTTTGATGGTGTAATTGAAGAGATTCATCAGCACTGGAAACATAAAGAGGTTGTGAAAGTAATTACAAAACAGAATCAAACTCGACAGATCATGTACGCCGCGAGTCTGCTCGAGGTTGAGACAGGTGGGATATTAATAGCAGTAGAAAAGCTCACAACCAGCCATGCCATAATACTTTACCGTGGAAAAAACTATCGCCGCCCAGCAAAATCATCATTTAGTAATCTCCTAACAAAAAGAGAAGCGCTCCGAAGATCAATCGAGGTCCAACGACGAGGG TCAATGAAATACTTTGTTCGGGAGAGACAGAAGTCCATTTTGGAATTGAAAAGGAAACTGGTCG AGGTATGTGACAAGGCAAATCAGGTATCGAACCCCATGATCATGAAGAGTTTGGATAGCATGGTTAGTAAATGA
- the LOC541870 gene encoding chloroplastic group IIA intron splicing facilitator CRS1, chloroplastic isoform X4 produces MAPPPLPLFSPSLKAPPPPPWLHGSSTQSRDSAPPVPPLPAEATPSKFRIDSPKPAPARKNTKTAAKPLTAGVPGGRTHRAVLGIIRRVRSLELSDAPSPNSVHTSNSGAAAAAFHLTIELSPPREPGQYVVEKEKSRAVPWAAARDEGLKVALRREKKPREPTRAETELETHELHRLRRLARGIGRWARAKKAGVTDEVVKEVRREWASGEELAAVRIVEPLRRSMDRAREILEIKTGGLVVWTKGDMHFVYRGSKYQQNAKHSHTFLTNVHKGYLVKHNVHTTLLKYGSIGPVLINNYGEADDAFQENDQSICGQKDEEPVKGTLYEREVNRLLDTLGPRFVDWWWDTPLPVDADLLPEFVPGFKTPYRLCPPGVRPTLADEELTYLRKLARLLPTHFALGRNTRLQGLAAAILKLWEKSLIAKIAVKIGIQNTNNEQMAWNLKHLTGGTVILRNKDFIILYRGKDFLPGGVAQTVIQREAQVHDEQVKEEEARLKAVDSLQMVGELSEESSLGTFREYQGFHAKFVHENTENSNTMIELEAEKYRLEKELKDHEWKLSVLNKKIERSNQALAKLHSSWSPSEQSADREHLTEEEKIMFRRIGRKMDGLVLLGRRGIFDGVIEEIHQHWKHKEVVKVITKQNQTRQIMYAASLLEVETVNEILCSGETEVHFGIEKETEVCDKANQVSNPMIMKSLDSMVSK; encoded by the exons ATGGCGCCACCGCCGCTGCCCCTCTTCTCCCCGTCCCTAAaggccccgccgccgccgccatggcTCCACGGGTCCTCTACCCAAAGCCGCGACTCCGCACCCCCGGTGCCTCCACTCCCCGCCGAGGCAACTCCTTCCAAGTTCCGCATCGACAGCCCCAAACCGGCACCGGCAAGGAAAAACACCAAAACAGCAGCCAAGCCCCTCACTGCCGGAGTCCCCGGGGGCCGCACCCACCGAGCGGTCCTCGGCATCATCCGGCGCGTCCGCTCCCTCGAGCTCTCCGATGCTCCGAGTCCGAATTCCGTCCACACCAGCAACAgcggtgccgccgccgccgcattcCACCTTACGATCGAGCTGTCCCCGCCGCGGGAACCAGGCCAATATGTGGTTGAGAAGGAGAAGTCACGGGCTGTTCCGTGGGCGGCTGCTAGGGACGAGGGCCTCAAGGTTGCGCTGCGGCGGGAGAAGAAGCCGCGGGAGCCGACGCGCGCGGAGACCGAGCTGGAGACCCACGAGCTGCATCGCCTGCGGCGGTTGGCGCGTGGGATAGGCAGGTGGGCGCGGGCCAAGAAGGCCGGAGTCACCGACGAGGTAGTCAAGGAGGTGCGAAGGGAATGGGCCAGTGGTGAGGAGCTCGCCGCCGTGCGCATAGTCGAGCCACTCCGCCGGTCCATGGATCGCGCCAGGGAAATTCTTGAG ATTAAAACAGGAGGCTTAGTTGTGTGGACAAAAGGAGACATGCATTTTGTCTACAGAGGAAGCAAATATCAGCAAAACGCAAAGCATAGTCACACTTTTCTAACTAATGTTCATAAAGGTTATCTAGTAAAACATAATGTTCATACAACCTTACTTAAGTATGGGAGCATTGGTCCAGTGTTAATCAACAATTATGGTGAAGCAGATGATGCTTTTCAAGAAAATGATCAAAGCATTTGTGGCCAGAAGGATGAAGAACCTGTCAAGGGTACACTATATGAGAGAGAAGTCAATAGACTATTGGACACTTTGGGCCCTCGATTTGTTGATTGGTGGTGGGACACACCATTACCTGTTGATGCTGATCTCCTCCCAGAGTTTGTTCCAGGCTTTAAGACTCCATATAGGCTGTGCCCTCCTGGGGTGAGACCAACACTAGCTGATGAGGAGCTGACATACTTGCGCAAGCTTGCACGCCTTTTGCCAACACATTTTGCCCTTG GTAGAAACACAAGATTGCAGGGTTTGGCTGCTGCTATACTGAAGCTTTGGGAGAAAAGCCTTATAGCAAAAATTGCAGTGAAAATAGGTATCCAGAATACAAACAATGAACAAATGGCATGGAACCTCAAG CATCTTACGGGAGGCACTGTTATATTGAGAAACAAGGATTTTATTATTCTATATAGAGGCAAGGATTTTCTTCCTGGTGGAGTTGCTCAAACTGTCATTCAACGAGAAGCTCAGGTACATGATGAACAGGTGAAGGAAGAGGAAGCCCGACTGAAAGCAGTTGACTCACTTCAGATGGTTGGTGAATTATCTGAAGAAAGTTCTTTAGGAACTTTCAGGGAGTACCAGGGTTTCCATGCTAAGTTTGTGCATGAAAATACTGAAAACTCTAACACCATGATTGAACTAGAGGCTGAGAAGTATAGATTGGAAAAGGAACTGAAAGACCATGAGTGGAAGCTTTCCGTT CTCAACAAGAAGATTGAAAGATCTAACCAGGCACTGGCAAAGCTTCACAGTTCTTGGAGCCCTTCAGAGCAGTCTGCTGATAGAGAACACTTGACAGAAGAGGAAAAAATAATGTTCCGCCGGATTGGCCGCAAAATGGATGGGCTTGTTCTCCTAG GAAGGCGTGGTATCTTTGATGGTGTAATTGAAGAGATTCATCAGCACTGGAAACATAAAGAGGTTGTGAAAGTAATTACAAAACAGAATCAAACTCGACAGATCATGTACGCCGCGAGTCTGCTCGAGGTTGAGACAG TCAATGAAATACTTTGTTCGGGAGAGACAGAAGTCCATTTTGGAATTGAAAAGGAAACTG AGGTATGTGACAAGGCAAATCAGGTATCGAACCCCATGATCATGAAGAGTTTGGATAGCATGGTTAGTAAATGA